The DNA window TAAAAGCCGACGGGAAGAAATGATTGAAAAGTTTAAATTAGACCCATCTAAAAAATGTAGAACCTACTCTAAAGGGAATCGACAAAAAGTTGCGTTAGTAGCTGCATTTGCATCCGATGCGGATCTATACATTTTAGATGAACCGACATCTGGACTTGACCCATTGATGGAAAAAGTGTTCCAGGATTGTGTTCTGGACTCCAAGAAAGAAGGAAAAAGCATTCTACTTTCCAGTCATATATTATCGGAAGTAGAAAAATTATGTGATAGAGTAGGAATCATTCGCCAGGGGAAAATAATTGAAACAGGTAGTCTAAATCAATTACGTCATTTAACACGAACAAATTTACTGGTCGAAACGAAACAACCAATGATCGGATTAAGTGAATTAAATGGTGTTTATACAATAGAAGAAAAGAACCAAACTCTTTCGTTCCAAGTAGATACAGAAGAATTGGATGTTGTGATAAGACATATTAGCCAGTTCGGCATAGTGAGATTAGAAAGTGCACCACCAACTTTAGAAGATTTGTTTATGCGCCACTATAAAGGAGTCGGAGGTGTATCCTAATGTCAAAGCAACCATTAAAACATACAGGGATGCTTGTACGTTTTATATTACGCCAAGATCGTCTACGGATTCCTATATGGATAATCGCTTTAGTGCTAATCACTTTCAGCACAGCCATTTCCTTTTCGGATTTGTACCAAAATCAGGAGGAAAGACAGGCAATCGCACAAACAATGAGGAACCCAGCTATGACGGCGATGGTTGGTCATAGTGGAGGGTTAGATAATTATACGAATGGAGCGATGATGGCTCATCAAATGTTGCTTTTCAGTGCTATAGCGGTTGCCATCATGAGTATTTTACTTGTTGCTAGACATACTCGTTCAGAGGAGGAAGATGGGCAGTTGGAAATGATCCGCGCCCTACCAGTTGGACGTTTGTCGAATTTAAGTGCAACTATCCTAGTTGTCAGTGGCACGAATGTGTTATTAGCAATAATAGTGGGTTTTGGATTGTATTCATTAGGAATTGAGAGTTTAGATTTAGAAGGTTCCTTCTTATATGGAGCAGTTTTAGGTGCAACTGGAATTTTTTTCGCAGCGGCGACCGCAATATTTGCCCAGCTTTCGGAGAACTCTCGTGGGACAATAGGATTAAGTTTCGCAGTACTTGGACTTGCGTATTTCATCCGAGCAATTGGTGATGTTGGGAATGCAACACTGTCCTGGTTTTCCCCACTAGGAATCGTATTAAAAGCGGAAGTATATGTCCACAATTACTGGATGCCTATTATATTAGTGATCACTTTAGCGATACTTTTATTGGTGCTAGCATTCTACCTAAATTCCATTCGTGATTTAGATGCGGGATTTTTACCTGCAAAACCGGGCAAAGTGCATGCATCGCCATTTTTGCAGAGTCCGATTGGTCTAGCGCTAAGAATTCAACGTACTGGATTAATTGCTTGGGCAATTGGTTTGTTTCTATTGGGGGCTTCCTATGGGTCTGTTTTAGGTGATTTAGAATCCTTTTTCAAAGATGTAGAAATGATGGAAGCTCTAATAACACCCGTCGAAGGGTTTACGTTAACAGAACAATTTATACCAATGTTAATGACGGTCATAGCAATGTTTTGTACAGTACCGGCTCTCCTAGTAGTTTTTAAGCTGAAAGGTGAAGAAAAGAAGAATTATACGGAACATATACTTAGCCGTGCGGTATCACGATCGCGGACAATGGGAAGTTATTTTATAATTTCAATAGTTACTAGCATTGTAATGCTTTTATTAGCAGTTCTCGGACTGTGGTTTTCAAGTGTAGTTGTGATGGAGGATGCCATTTCCTTTAGTACAATTTTTAAAGCAGCAATGGTTTATTTACCTGCAATCTGGACGATGATTGGTTTAGCGGTATTTTTAGTAGGATTTCGACCTACAAATACAAGCATTACATGGTTGTATTTTATTTATTCATTTATTGTAGTTTACTTAGGGGCGTTACTTCAATTTCCGGATTGGTTGAGGAATCTTTCACCATATGGTCATATTCCACAGCTTCCAGTAGAAGAAATGGATTTTATGGCAGTTTCGGTATTATTAATCATTGCAATTGTTTTATCTATCTTTGGATTCATCACTTATAATAAACGAGATATTTTAGGTTAATAGAGGATGGGGCTGTCAAATAAGCCCATAAATTGAAGCAGGTGTAGAAAAACGAGTCTTTTTCTACACCTGTTTTTTGTATACTTTTCATTAAACTACTATTTTTTTGTAGGCAATTGATTGTAGTGGAAGACGGCGACTCCAGCGGGAATAGCATGAGCTGAAGGCCCCGCAGGAGCGAGAGCGACGAGGAGACTGAAGCCATGCCCGCGGAAAGCGTCCGTCTGGAACGGAAATCAATACATTGGAAAAGGGACCATCTCTCAGTCAATGTATGATTTTAGGGACAGCCCCGTCTTTATTTTGACACTAAACTAACCACTGGTTATAATATAACCAATGGTTAGTTTAGTGGAGGATGAAATAATTAAATGAAAAGTAAACAAGAGAAACGTTCGGAAGAAACAAAAATGATGATTTTGGAATCTGCTGGAAATTTATTTGCTGCAAAAGGTTATGATGCCGTAACAATCCGTGAAATAGCAAAGGCTGCAGAGTGTTCGCATACAACGATTTATCTTTACTTTAAAGATAAGGAAGCGCTGCTTCACCAACTTTCTATGCCACCACTTCAAGAGTTGCACAACCAATTACACCAAATTGCAAGTAAGAATACATTAACAGCTGAAGACAAACTAAAAAGAATTAGTCTCGAATATATCCACTTTTGCTTAAAAAATAGAAATATGTACGATATTTTTTTCAACGCAAAATCTTCTAGAGTAGATGTCGAAGAGCCTGAACTGGAAATTAATAAACTTCGAATTGAAATATTTGAACTGATGAAATTTGTTCTTCAGGAATGCTTAATAATTTCAAAAAACGACCAATTACTCGCTTTTTCTCGTATTTATTATTTCCATTTGAATGGCATTTTAAGCACATACTCGTATCAGCATGAACCGCTGGACGTATTAATGGAAAGATTGGCACCAACATTTGACCTAGCAATCGAAATTCTTCTATTAGGCTTTAAAGAAAAATTGAAGTAAGGGGATAAAATGATGAGAGCAAAAAAGATTTCTGAACATATTTGGAGTTTAAAAATGTGGATGATCATTCCAATTCATGTATGGGTTGTTGTGGATGAGGACGGTGTCACGTTAGTAGACGCGGGCATGCCGATGATGGCAAAAGGAATCATAAAATTCATTGACCAATTAAATGCCGGTCCTTTACAAAGAATTCTCTTAACCCATGGACATTCGGATCATGTTGGGGCTGTGAAAGCTATCTTGAACAAGTATGAAGTTCCAATATACGCACATCGAGTTGAAATTCCCTATATGCAGGGAGATATTATCTACCCAAAAAGAAAAAAACTGGAACATAACTTACCAAAACAATTATCTCATCCACTCTTAGAGGGTGAGAATGGCAACTTAAAATCGATAGGTGGACTTACACCATTCTTTACGCCCGGCCATTCACCCGGTCACGTCGTTTACTACCATGAAAAAGATCAAATATTGTTAGGTGGAGATCTCTTCACTTCTAAGAAAGGTAAGCTTCAACCGCCGATGTCTTCGTTTACAGCAGATATGATACAAGCGGTAAAAAGCAGCTCTATTGTGGGGGAATTAAAACCAAAACAGTTGGAAATATGTCATGGGAATGCAGTGCTTCATCCGGCAGATCAGCTAGAGGAATACACTTTAAGAATGGAAAGAAAACTAGGAGGTAGGTAATCATGGTCTTTGTTCAATATACGGTACTAGGTATCTTTTTTCTGATGGAATTATGTGCACTTGCAGCATTCTCCTATTGGGGGTTTCATTTGAACAGAGGTTGGTTCATAAAAATTTTGTTAGGTATAGGCGCCCCTCTTCTTGTTGCAATCTTTTGGGGGACCTTCATCGCTCCAAAAGCATCTATTCCTGTGTCCATCCCGGTACGAATTATATTGCAGCTTATTATATTTGCATTAGCTATAGCGGCCCTGTATTTCTCAAGTAAAAGTATGCTGGCAGTCGTATTTCTGGTTGTTGTAGTAGTTGAAATGATCATCATGTATTCCATGGGGTGGTAATCTAATTTACGTAGATACCTATCTTATTCTATAGCTATTTTCATACTTTCGTTAACTAGAGCAAGTGTCGTCAGCCTTTTAAAAAAACAGCCTTCTAACATAAGCATGTTTGTTCGAAGGCTAGTCTCATTTCTTATCTATTCTGTTCTGCTTTCTGTAACAGGCTGTATGTCAGTCGTGACAAACCTTCCGTTGTTTGGCTTATTTCCTCGATGGACTGGACGATTTTGTCTAAATCCTCTTTGTTGCGCCCAAACATATCCACATAGTTTTCCACTTCAAATTTTACAGTGACCAAACCGTTTTTAGCTTGTTGTAGCTTTGTTTGGGATTGCTCGTTAGAGTGTGTGATTTCCTCCATTTGCTTGACCAAACTGGTTATATTGGAATTGTTTTTTTCGATTAATGTATTAATATTGCTGCTTAGCAACTTCGAGTTTTCTGCTAGCTTTCTCTCACCCCGCGGAAAGCGTCCGCCTATAGCGGAAATCAAATATACTTTATTCTGCGTAAAATATATATTTCTTTAGTTTCCTTCGTGTTTTTTTCATGTAAATTGGAATTATGAAATTGATTCAGAATGGTTTAAAATCGATGGAAAAGGGAGAGGGTTCTTATTTCAGTAGATATGGAAACTCAAATAATTGATGACATCATGCATCGTATCGTTTCAAAGGCAATTAAACATGGGGAAAAACTTCCTTCTGAAAACGAACTTGCAAAAAAGTATCGAGTACCTAGAATGACTGTAAGAAATGCACTGACAAAATTAGAAGAACGAGGATACATTTTTTCGGAGCAAGGCAAAGGACGTTACTTAAAAGAGAAATCTATTCCAATTCAATTACACCTAACTGGTAAAACTAGCTTTACAGATAAAATGAAGCAAGCGGGATATGAATTAAAAACAGAGAATAATGTGTGTGAAAAGATTGTCTATAATGAACATATTTATAGAAGTTTAAACTCAGACGAAGAGGAAGAGGTCTATAAAGTAGGGAGAATACGCTATATTAATGGGGAACCGATGGCGATTCATTATTCATTCGTCAGTAAAAAGATGTTTCCAGAAATCGCAGAAGACGGTCCAGCGATAGAGTCTATGTTTGCTTACTATCGAAATTTCGGTTACAAGGAATTTACAAGTAAAAAAAGTATGTTAAGCATTACATTTCCAACTTCTGAAGAACAGCAACTGTTATCTTGTAAAAGTATGGTGCCCCTTATTATAGTCGAGAGCGATTGTATTGATGTACACTCCAACAAAGTACTAGAGCATACGAAAATACTCTATCGAAGCGATAAATTTAAATATGATATAACAATGGATTAACTAACGAACAGGTAAAGGACAAGATTGTCCTCTACCTGTTTTTTGTTTAGCAGGCTAACATTTTTCACCTAATTATTAAGAAAATTTACAAAACATTTACGATACCTTAAAACACAAGCACTTGGCGACAAGTTACGATGAGTTTGCAAAGGAGGATTCAACCATATGAAACGAAGAAGAAGAACCGAGATTCTCATTCAAGGAGATGGCCACTTGGCACAACAGTTTGCAGAATCCATTATCGATACCTATGAATGCCGTGAGATTCTGGAACCGCAATATGGATTAACAATGATCAAAATGCGTGAAACGGCAAAAAACTCACTATTTTATATAGGAGAAGTCCTTATTACAGAAGCAAAAGTAGAGATAAATAACCGCATTGGAATCGGTATTGTTGTTGGCATGAAAGATGAGCTGGCCAAACATTTAGCGATTATCGATGCAGCATATAAAGCGGAAATACCTGAAACCATCACTTGGGAAGATTCCTTAATAAAGGCGGAAAAACAAATCGTAAAAGAGCGTGCCACAAAGCAATCGGAACTTTTCAAGACCATAGTGAACTTTGAAACAATGGAAGTTTAAGCGAAAAAGACAAAATTAATGACCAGGAGAGATAGTATGGCGATTGATCAAGTACATGATTTGCAGCAAGTTTACAGAAAAATATTGCACAGTATGTCACGACCTGGAACGATTTCCACCTTATCTGAACTAGCAGAACGAGTGGATTTCAATCTTCCGTGTAATGAAGCGACCATCTTAACTGCGATGGCATTTCTAGATGCAGAAGTTACATTTCACATTCTTTCAAAAGATCAACAAAATTTAATAGAAAAAATTTCAGAATATACATCTGCAAGATATGCACCGATTAATGAAGCAGACTTTGTCATTGTACTGCGTGAAGATACAGATACGGCAATTCAAACTGCGTTACTACAATGTAAAAATGGCAACCTCATTGATCCGCAGCAATCATCGACATGGATTATCGAGAGTTCTCCGTTATCTAATGCAGGTGAATTGACTTTAACTGGACCCGGAATCCAACATACATCTCAATTGGACACGAGCTTTAAGCCATCTATGTGGCAAGCGAGAAATGAACGAACGAAGGAATATCCACTGGGAATAGATTTAATTTTCACGGATTCGAATGCACAAATCGTATGCATTCCTCGGACGACTTCCGTAAACATGATGGGGGTGAACTAATGGGTTACGTTCCAGTAAAAGGTGGTACTCAGGCAATTGAAGCTTCTATTAAACGATTAAAGTTTGAACGTCTAAAAGGCAAAGAAATCATAGAAATAAACACAGTTATGTCGACTATGCGTGCAATGGTAGATCAATTGATGTCTGAAAGTAGTTTGTATTCCCCTTACTTGGCTGCATTAGCGATTAAGCAAGCAGAAGGAAGTATGGAGGAAGCGGTTTTCCTTATGCGTGCTCATCGTTCCACCTTGCCACGTCCCTATTACAGTCAAACGGTTGAATCGGAAACGATGTTCGTCGAAAGAAGAATTTCTGCAAGTTTTAAAGATATCCCAGGTGGTCAATTATTAGGTGCAACATATGATTACACCCACAGATTGCTAGACTTTGATCTAATAAAAGAAAACACAGAAGATAACATGCAATGGCTACAGAATTACCAAGAAGAATTGCAAAATATAGAGAAGTTGGAAGAACTTATGTATTTCCCTAAAGTAGTGGATTATTTGCGTGAAGAAGGACTTTTCGAAAAACACGAAGCAAATAACACACCTCCTATCGATATTACAAAGCAAAGTTTACAATTTCCAACAACGCGTAGTGAGAGGCTGCAAGTGCTAACGCGAGGGCAAACAGGTGCTGTTACATCTCTAGGATACGCCTCACTAAGAGGATATGGGCAAGTTCATCCGACTGTTGGAGAGGTACGTGTAGGTGCTGTTCCGATTTATGTAGAACATCCAAACGAGACCGAGCAGAGCAAAGAAGAAGAGTTTTATATCGGAGAAATCACGGTGACCGAAGTGGAGTCGTTTGTTCCAACGAAAGTGAAAAATGAAAACAACGAATATGTACTGGAGTTTGAAATCGGTTATGGCATTTGTTATGGACAAAATGAAACGAAGGCTATTGCTATGAGTATTTTAGATCAATGTCTCGAGCATACAGAATCTGATTTCCCAACTCATGATGAAGAATTTGTTTTATTGCACATAGATTCAGTGGAATCGACCGGTTTTATCTCTCATTTGAAATTACCGCATTATGTTACGTTCCAATCTAAATTAGACAGTATGCGCCAAGTGAAGAAAGGGGTGCAGAAAATTGAAAGCTAAAACTCATTTTGCTTTTTTCGATGAAGGATCTAAAAAGGAAATTCGTCGTGCCATTATGAAAGCAGTAGCAATTCCCGGATATCAAGTGCCATTTGCTTCAAGAGAAATGCCGATTGCACGTGGTTGGGGTACAGGTGGATTACAGATCACTCTTTCGATTATTGGGAAGACGGATGTACTAAAAGTGATTGACCAAGGAGCAGACGAGTCGGTCAATGCGGTCAATATAAAAAAACTGGTCCAAGAAACAACTGGTGTAGAGCTAACGGATCAAACGGAAGACGCTGATATTATTCAGTCAAGGCACCGTATACCAGAAGTTGCTCTAACAAAAGAGCAAATTATTGTTTTGCAAGTTCCGGAACCAGAGCCACTTCGAAAAGTGGAAGCAAGAGAATATATAACAAAAAGAATGCATTCCGAAGATGATTATAGTGGTGTGTGGTTAATGTTATTCGAACAAATTATGAAATACGGCAAGACGGCTACAGCTGCAGATCACCCGGTATACGTGAATCAGCGGTATGTGATGGCACCTAGCCCGATCCCTAGATTTGATAACGCAAAGATGCATCAATCGGAAGCTTTAATCTTACTTGGGGCAGGTCGTGAAAAGAAAATATATGCTGTACCACCTTATACAAATGTCGAATCTCTTGCTTTTGAGGACTATCCATTTACGGTGGAATCGTTTGAAGGTGAGCATTGTCATTTATGTGGTTCAACAGAGATCTTTTTGGATGAATTGATTGATCATCAAACAGGAAAAACCATCTATCAATGTAACGACACAAGCTACTGTATGGATCAGTTGAATAAGAAAGAGGAAGCTGAGGTGCAAACCAGCTATGCATGAGGAACCAATATTAGAAGTCAGAAACTTACGAAAGCAATTTGGCACAGGATGTCGAGAATGCTCGGAACTTGAGACGAGAAAACTGGAGAAAAACTTCTGTAAGCATTGCGGCACGGTTTATGCATGCCAAGATATTTCATTCGATTTGTATCCCGGAGAAATTTTAGGGATTGTTGGGGAAAGTGGAAGCGGAAAATCTACGATGATGCAATGTTTGTATTTTGATGCAGAGGTATCTTCAGGAGATGTATATATCAACGACGCGATATTAGCAGGGCAAAACGTTTTTGAACTGTCTTCCCAGCAAAAACGTTCCATTCGAAACCATATTTATGGCATGGTGTATCAAAATCCAATGCATGGTTTGAAAATGAACTTCTCTTCTGTCGGTAATATTGCGGAAAAACTAATTGCGGCAGGTAATCGAAACGTAGCGGAAATGGAAGCAACGAGCAAAAGGCTACTGGAAAGCGTGCATATTCCTTTGCATCGAATGAAAGAAGAACCACGAAATTTCTCTGGTGGGATGCAACAGAGAGTTCAAATTGCGAAGGCTTTATCGAATAATCCACCAATCTTATTTTTGGATGAAGTAACAACTGGTCTCGATTTATCTGTACAAGCAAATGTCCTGGATTTAATTAAAAAAATACAACGGGATTTAGGTATCAGTATGATCGTTGTATCGCATGATCTAGCGGTGATCCGCATGCTTGCAGATCGCACGATTGTCTTGCTGAACGGAAAAATTATCGAAGAGGGATTAACAGATCAAGTTTTAGAAGACCCACAACATGAGTACACGCAACAATTAGTTTACTCATTATTATAGGAGGATCGACCACTTTGTACATTATTCATAACGGGAAAATCATAACGGAAGAAGCAATTATCGAAGGATTTGCGGTTGTCGTGGCAGATGAAATCATTCAAGCGATTATCCCACAGGAAGAAGTTGCAACTTATTCAAAGGCACACCTAATAGATGCAAGAGGTGGATATATTTCTCCTGGATTTATCGATATCCATTCTGATTATATTGAGACGATTGCGTCACCGCGACCGACTAGCATGATGGATTTCAATATTAGTTTACGAGAAGCTGAAAAAATATTGATTAGCCATGGGATTACGACAATGTTCCATTCCCTATCTTTTTACCGTGAAGACGTTTTTACCCATAAACCGATGCGTAATCCGAACAATATCCAACGAATGGTGGATGCCATTGACGCAACGCATAACGAGCTGCACTTAATCCGCCATCGCTTACATGCACGTTTTGAAATTGATAATGTCGATGAGATTGATACACTTGTTCGAAATATGGAAGATGGCAAAGTGCATTTATTATCTTTTATGGATCATACACCAGGGCAAGGGCAATATCGCAATCTAGAAGTGTACCGTGAAACTTTAAAGGGATACCGTGATATTTCAGATGATGATGTGAATGTTTTAATTGCGGAACGACAAAGTACGGAGTTTTTAACGATAGAAAAAATAAAAGAAGTGGCAGATATCGCTTTATCAAGAGGGATTGCGGTCGCATCACATGACGATGACGATATAAAAAAATTAGAGTTAGTAAAATCATTCGGAACAACGATTAGTGAGTTCCCTATCACACTAGAGGTTGCTAAACGGGCGAAGGAAATCGGTTTGCATACCATTGCAGGGGCTCCAAATGTGCTACTCGGTGGTTCGCACTCTGGCAATTTATCAGCAGCAGAAGCGATTGCGCATGATTGTGTAGATATTCTTTGCAGTGACTATTACCCGGCTGCTCTCTTGCATGCCATATTTGATTTGCATGAAAAGCACGGAAATGATTTACACAAAATGTTTATGATGGTCACGCTAAATCCTGCAAAAGCTGTACGCATGGACGATGAGTTGGGTTCTATAAAAGTCGGGAAGAAAGCCGACCTTCTTGTGATTGA is part of the Psychrobacillus sp. FSL H8-0483 genome and encodes:
- a CDS encoding ABC transporter ATP-binding protein: MTIINTKNLTKKFGKFTALDHVDLDVKEGEVYGFIGPNGAGKSTTIRLLLGMIKATEGEATIFGLDAWKDAVDIHKRLAYVPGDVNLWPNLTGGEVIDLFMKLRGARNKSRREEMIEKFKLDPSKKCRTYSKGNRQKVALVAAFASDADLYILDEPTSGLDPLMEKVFQDCVLDSKKEGKSILLSSHILSEVEKLCDRVGIIRQGKIIETGSLNQLRHLTRTNLLVETKQPMIGLSELNGVYTIEEKNQTLSFQVDTEELDVVIRHISQFGIVRLESAPPTLEDLFMRHYKGVGGVS
- a CDS encoding ABC transporter permease; the protein is MSKQPLKHTGMLVRFILRQDRLRIPIWIIALVLITFSTAISFSDLYQNQEERQAIAQTMRNPAMTAMVGHSGGLDNYTNGAMMAHQMLLFSAIAVAIMSILLVARHTRSEEEDGQLEMIRALPVGRLSNLSATILVVSGTNVLLAIIVGFGLYSLGIESLDLEGSFLYGAVLGATGIFFAAATAIFAQLSENSRGTIGLSFAVLGLAYFIRAIGDVGNATLSWFSPLGIVLKAEVYVHNYWMPIILVITLAILLLVLAFYLNSIRDLDAGFLPAKPGKVHASPFLQSPIGLALRIQRTGLIAWAIGLFLLGASYGSVLGDLESFFKDVEMMEALITPVEGFTLTEQFIPMLMTVIAMFCTVPALLVVFKLKGEEKKNYTEHILSRAVSRSRTMGSYFIISIVTSIVMLLLAVLGLWFSSVVVMEDAISFSTIFKAAMVYLPAIWTMIGLAVFLVGFRPTNTSITWLYFIYSFIVVYLGALLQFPDWLRNLSPYGHIPQLPVEEMDFMAVSVLLIIAIVLSIFGFITYNKRDILG
- a CDS encoding TetR/AcrR family transcriptional regulator, with translation MKSKQEKRSEETKMMILESAGNLFAAKGYDAVTIREIAKAAECSHTTIYLYFKDKEALLHQLSMPPLQELHNQLHQIASKNTLTAEDKLKRISLEYIHFCLKNRNMYDIFFNAKSSRVDVEEPELEINKLRIEIFELMKFVLQECLIISKNDQLLAFSRIYYFHLNGILSTYSYQHEPLDVLMERLAPTFDLAIEILLLGFKEKLK
- a CDS encoding MBL fold metallo-hydrolase — encoded protein: MMRAKKISEHIWSLKMWMIIPIHVWVVVDEDGVTLVDAGMPMMAKGIIKFIDQLNAGPLQRILLTHGHSDHVGAVKAILNKYEVPIYAHRVEIPYMQGDIIYPKRKKLEHNLPKQLSHPLLEGENGNLKSIGGLTPFFTPGHSPGHVVYYHEKDQILLGGDLFTSKKGKLQPPMSSFTADMIQAVKSSSIVGELKPKQLEICHGNAVLHPADQLEEYTLRMERKLGGR
- a CDS encoding YrdB family protein encodes the protein MVFVQYTVLGIFFLMELCALAAFSYWGFHLNRGWFIKILLGIGAPLLVAIFWGTFIAPKASIPVSIPVRIILQLIIFALAIAALYFSSKSMLAVVFLVVVVVEMIIMYSMGW
- a CDS encoding methyl-accepting chemotaxis protein, with amino-acid sequence MISAIGGRFPRGERKLAENSKLLSSNINTLIEKNNSNITSLVKQMEEITHSNEQSQTKLQQAKNGLVTVKFEVENYVDMFGRNKEDLDKIVQSIEEISQTTEGLSRLTYSLLQKAEQNR
- a CDS encoding GntR family transcriptional regulator; the protein is METQIIDDIMHRIVSKAIKHGEKLPSENELAKKYRVPRMTVRNALTKLEERGYIFSEQGKGRYLKEKSIPIQLHLTGKTSFTDKMKQAGYELKTENNVCEKIVYNEHIYRSLNSDEEEEVYKVGRIRYINGEPMAIHYSFVSKKMFPEIAEDGPAIESMFAYYRNFGYKEFTSKKSMLSITFPTSEEQQLLSCKSMVPLIIVESDCIDVHSNKVLEHTKILYRSDKFKYDITMD
- the phnG gene encoding phosphonate C-P lyase system protein PhnG, yielding MKRRRRTEILIQGDGHLAQQFAESIIDTYECREILEPQYGLTMIKMRETAKNSLFYIGEVLITEAKVEINNRIGIGIVVGMKDELAKHLAIIDAAYKAEIPETITWEDSLIKAEKQIVKERATKQSELFKTIVNFETMEV
- the phnH gene encoding phosphonate C-P lyase system protein PhnH — protein: MAIDQVHDLQQVYRKILHSMSRPGTISTLSELAERVDFNLPCNEATILTAMAFLDAEVTFHILSKDQQNLIEKISEYTSARYAPINEADFVIVLREDTDTAIQTALLQCKNGNLIDPQQSSTWIIESSPLSNAGELTLTGPGIQHTSQLDTSFKPSMWQARNERTKEYPLGIDLIFTDSNAQIVCIPRTTSVNMMGVN
- a CDS encoding carbon-phosphorus lyase complex subunit PhnI — protein: MGYVPVKGGTQAIEASIKRLKFERLKGKEIIEINTVMSTMRAMVDQLMSESSLYSPYLAALAIKQAEGSMEEAVFLMRAHRSTLPRPYYSQTVESETMFVERRISASFKDIPGGQLLGATYDYTHRLLDFDLIKENTEDNMQWLQNYQEELQNIEKLEELMYFPKVVDYLREEGLFEKHEANNTPPIDITKQSLQFPTTRSERLQVLTRGQTGAVTSLGYASLRGYGQVHPTVGEVRVGAVPIYVEHPNETEQSKEEEFYIGEITVTEVESFVPTKVKNENNEYVLEFEIGYGICYGQNETKAIAMSILDQCLEHTESDFPTHDEEFVLLHIDSVESTGFISHLKLPHYVTFQSKLDSMRQVKKGVQKIES
- a CDS encoding alpha-D-ribose 1-methylphosphonate 5-phosphate C-P-lyase PhnJ, whose amino-acid sequence is MKAKTHFAFFDEGSKKEIRRAIMKAVAIPGYQVPFASREMPIARGWGTGGLQITLSIIGKTDVLKVIDQGADESVNAVNIKKLVQETTGVELTDQTEDADIIQSRHRIPEVALTKEQIIVLQVPEPEPLRKVEAREYITKRMHSEDDYSGVWLMLFEQIMKYGKTATAADHPVYVNQRYVMAPSPIPRFDNAKMHQSEALILLGAGREKKIYAVPPYTNVESLAFEDYPFTVESFEGEHCHLCGSTEIFLDELIDHQTGKTIYQCNDTSYCMDQLNKKEEAEVQTSYA
- a CDS encoding ATP-binding cassette domain-containing protein, which translates into the protein MHEEPILEVRNLRKQFGTGCRECSELETRKLEKNFCKHCGTVYACQDISFDLYPGEILGIVGESGSGKSTMMQCLYFDAEVSSGDVYINDAILAGQNVFELSSQQKRSIRNHIYGMVYQNPMHGLKMNFSSVGNIAEKLIAAGNRNVAEMEATSKRLLESVHIPLHRMKEEPRNFSGGMQQRVQIAKALSNNPPILFLDEVTTGLDLSVQANVLDLIKKIQRDLGISMIVVSHDLAVIRMLADRTIVLLNGKIIEEGLTDQVLEDPQHEYTQQLVYSLL
- the phnM gene encoding phosphonate metabolism protein PhnM, with product MYIIHNGKIITEEAIIEGFAVVVADEIIQAIIPQEEVATYSKAHLIDARGGYISPGFIDIHSDYIETIASPRPTSMMDFNISLREAEKILISHGITTMFHSLSFYREDVFTHKPMRNPNNIQRMVDAIDATHNELHLIRHRLHARFEIDNVDEIDTLVRNMEDGKVHLLSFMDHTPGQGQYRNLEVYRETLKGYRDISDDDVNVLIAERQSTEFLTIEKIKEVADIALSRGIAVASHDDDDIKKLELVKSFGTTISEFPITLEVAKRAKEIGLHTIAGAPNVLLGGSHSGNLSAAEAIAHDCVDILCSDYYPAALLHAIFDLHEKHGNDLHKMFMMVTLNPAKAVRMDDELGSIKVGKKADLLVIERMEDGYPMLTGTMVNGVLITTTNYRIK